The Tenrec ecaudatus isolate mTenEca1 chromosome 4, mTenEca1.hap1, whole genome shotgun sequence region agatgaaaaataataacaatttaccacacttttttaaaaaagcatttaaaGCTGCCTTGCTCGGTAACTGGCAGGTCGAGCCCTTACTTGACTGAAGTGTGTAAATCGTTTCTCTGCCCTTGGTGCTGCTCAGGTGCATGGAACTACTAACAGCATGCATGACAACTGCAGCTGTATCCCAGGGTTTCCAGACCATTAAACCTTTCTTAGCAAAGTGTTAACATTAAAaggaaaaattattttacttcGCCTTATTGCTGGTTTCTTAATAttcttgcattgggtaaatcttacGATGATTCTGGATTTCTAGAAAGTTTGGATCAGTTCAAGCAGAACCCCCTGCCAGGCTGAAGCAGCGTTTGCCTTTGCTTTTTCAGCGATTGCCTTCATGTGGTGGAGCCCATGCCGGTGCGCGGGGCCGACGTGGAGGCCTACTGTCTGCGCTGTGAGTGCAGATACGAGGAAAGGAGCTCGCTGACCATCAAGGTAGATGCTACAGCCCGTCTTGGGCCTCCCGGGCAGGCTTCGGGTTCAGAGCAAGGCCAGACATTGGGGCACCTGAATCCGACTTTAATGACCTCAATTACTCCCCAGCCCTGCtcgctccctcccctgctctaaagGTGCTTGGAGCCTGCTCCCCGCTAGCCTCCCTGAGAGGCCTCAGGGGTCGATCAGGAGACCTTAGATAAGGGGGGGGTGAAGTGGGACAGCCATGCCCTCCCTGCGTGTAGTGAGCCTGTCCCAGAAAGCCTGATTCTCTGTGGGCCATGTGCATCACGGGCTAGTAAGAGAGCAGAGTGGCGGAACCCTCTAGCCCTTCCACaactgtgtgtacatatatatggatGTATATAAGCATTCTTCTATTTTTGAAACATCACTCTGGGATTTTAAGATTTTCCCCAAGGAAATGAAGTGTGGAGAATTCTCACCACTCTCTGGGTCTAGAATGGCTGATGGTTCTCACAAATTGTTTTTATAGGCTGTTGCTCATTCCTTCCCCTGCACAAAGGCCTCGGGGGAACCTGGGCAGCCGGAGACAACAGTCACAGGTTGCTGTGTGAGCGGTCCGGTCCAGTGGGAGAGCTCTTGCTCTGCAGAGAAAGCCTCGCTGtcctgtttaaaacaaaacactttaaaaaaagaatagatatAATTTACATGCTTTTAAATCCACTCATTGCAGTTACACAACTTTCTGAGTTTTGtagagttgtgcaaccattaccACAACCCCGTCTCAGCACATTCCCATCACCCCACAAAGATGGGTCATGCTCCTGTCCAATGAGTCCCCTTCCCGCTCCCAGCGCGGACAGTCAGTCACTGCTCTGTTTTCTGTCTCTACAGATCtggacatttcatataaatggagtCACACAGTATGTGGTCTTTTGTCGTTGCCTCCTTTCACTTAGCATTAAGGGTTTGAGGACCATGTTGTAGCATGCATGAAGACTTCATTGTTTTTCGTTGCTGAATACGCTCCCATCACATGGAAGCACCGCGTTTTATTTGTTCATCCTCAGCTCATGGACGTTCTCATCGTTCCCAGTCGCGCTGTCAGGAATAATGCTCTTCCGTGTACTTGCGCTTTCCTTTCCCTCTCTGGGGTGGTGTCCTTAGCGTGGTAGATGCATGTTTATCTTCTTTAGAGGCTGTCAAGTCGTCTCAGGTGACTGTACTATTCCATACGCTCACCAGCACCGTAGGCATGTCGTGCCCCACCTCCTAGACACACACTACATTGTCCAGTTTATGACAGCCATGCTAGTGGGTGTGTGATGTGTGACCTTGTGGCATCACACAAATTAAGATATCAAGAAAATCACTAGCCTAAAAAAGTGTTTTATGTCTCTAAATTGATGTGCAAGCATTTTCTGTTGAGGTTCACCCGCGTACATTCCCTGCTAGGGCTCCTGTAAGCTGTCTGCCAGCAGTGCTGCTGGATCTAGGACGCTGTGTGGAGCCGTGAAAGGAAACTGCTGTGCTAACACGGTGCCACGGGATCAGCCGGGGAAACGGGGGCTTTGAAAGATGCCAAAGACAAACTGCTTTCGTGCCCCCTGCTCCTGGAGTAACACTGTGGTGGAAAGTTGAGTTTGTTTCCGGTTTGTTGGGATATCCTGTTGGCTTTGTTATCATCATCCTGCAAAATTATCGTTTCTTGCTGAGGCCAAAGACGTAACTCATGTTCGATTTCCTTCAGGTTACCATTATCATCTacctctccattttggggctgctgCTACTGTACATGGTGTACCTCACGCTGGTTGAGCCCATACTGAAGAGACGCCTCTTTGGCCACTCACAGTTGATACAGAGCGATGACGACGGCGGGGTGAGTTCTCATCCTCAGGTGTGAGGTGCAGGGCACCGAGAGACGTTCATACGGTGGTGCTTTACGCAGTGCGCCTAGTGATAGTAATCTCGCTCTGAGGAAGCCTCAGTCCCTAAAACCACAGATCTGGTGCTTTAAACTGATGACCCTTGGTGGTACAAGACCTTGCCCTTCAGTGCCAAGGGCACCCTTGCCATGGCATTCGCGGTTCACAGTGGAGAGACTGCGAGGAACCCGCCAGGAgggggctggtgggcttgaggCAAGGGCAACACTGGAGAGCAGATGGGCCAGAAGCAAGCAGTGTGGGTGTTGCAGGTGTGTGAGCTAGAGGACCCAGAGGTTGTGCACCAGAAAGAAGTGTTGAGTCTCAAATTCTGTTCCCATGTGAGTTTCTTTCACATAAAACAGGGTTTAACAGAGTTGTTTCCCAACCTCTCCATTATTGACATTTGGGGGTGGAGAATTCTTTGTTGTTGGGGCTGGCCCAACCCACTGTAGGATGCTTACTGGCATTTCTTGTCTCTGCTTACCAGATGCCAATAGTACCACCCTTATCCCAGTCACAACACTCAACATTGTTCACGGGCATTACCAATGACTAGTGATGGAGTCACAGGTTTCCGGAGGGACAAGATCACCCCCGGGTGCAGACTGCGCTCATAGGAAAGTGCTCTGTACCAAAAACCAGACTAATCGCCATTGCGTGGATGCTGCCCTGTCACGACATAGGGCAGAGCACCACTGCCCCTGTGCGCTTTCAACGCTGTACGTTTTTACAGGCACagcaagcctcatccttctcccatggagcagctggtggtcaagAACTGCTCACGTTGTGTTTAGCAGCCAGCGGGGAACCCGCTGCGCCATGAGATCAGTTGTTGTAGCAAAGTCCACTTAGCTAAGTTTCACTATAAGCACATAAGGGGAAAGTCTACCTTAAACTGCATGCTTTGCAGCATAAACACCCGGGCCTGCATGAGGGCTAAGCAACACCCATGCAGCACACCGAGAAGAGAGCGAAACATGTACAGATGTGTAGACAAGCAGAGGGCATGCCTTGGTTGATCCTGCATACGCAGTGATCACGTGAGCCCTGGGTCTCTGGGAGGCCTGGCTGGCTCTTGCCTCGCTGTTAAGCCGCTTCTGGGCAGAGAAAGGTTTTGCACAAGACTTGTGAATTTATGGAAATAACTCTCACAAGAAGGAGTTCCATTTCTCCAGTGGCTGTTCATTGAAGAGTTGAGTTTTTTACTAAGGCTTTACTATTTTAAGTGCTTTTGTTAAATTCTCAAAGTCCagtcttcctttttccctcccattTCTGTCCACTGTAGAGAACTTTAAGCCAAAGGAGAAGTGGTCCGGATGTGACGCTCACTGCAGAGTCACAGTATTTCCCGTATCATGTATCCATGACACGTCATCACTGTTGCCAAAGCAGTACATTCAGGCAGGCTTTGTATTTGTTGTAATCTCATCAggtgcaaaaagaacaaacatattAAAACGCTAAGTCTATTTGCATTCGCCAGCTTCCGTGCCCGCGAGCAACTGGTCCAAGCTTGTTCTGATAGGCGAAGGACAGTCCAAAAGGATTAACTGATTTGTTTGGTCCTTTAAATGTAAGCAGCTTTCTCTCCCctactgactgtgaaacagagagGTGCTCTGCCGATGAAGCCCACCCTCCTCCCAGCCCTGTTGATGTGGAAACAAACCAGGGGTGGTGATATTTTATATACAAACTCAGGAGGCACCGCATCTCCAGAGTGCCGTTTAATCCAAGCAGCACTGGTGGGTTAACAAGTCAAGGTTAGGAGAGCAGAGTTTTCATGCTTGCTCTCCTTTATTAAATGACCACCGACGCTCTGTCTCCCTGGAGGAAACCAAGTCCTCCAAGAGCGgagcctccccttctcctgtcccTTCTGGCCTAGACCTTCCAGACTGGTTTTCATTTCTCCTCCCCAAAGGCCTTTGCATTGtttctattattttaattttcaagttAAAAATAAGAGACGAAATGAAGTTTGCACCAGCTGTTAACCTAAATTAAGCTACataagcaacaatgaaacatacagcttttctctagttcctaaatgcttcctcctccccactatcatgctcccaattctaccttacaaatctggctagaccagaggatgtacactggtacagataggaactggaaatgcagggaatccaggaaggatgatcccttcaggaccaggggtgcgagtggcgataccgggagggtagaaggagggtgggttggaaaggggaaaccgattacagggatctacatgtaaccacctccctgggggacagacaacagaaaagtgggtgaagggagacatcagacagggcaagatatgacaaaataatttataaattattgagggttcatgaggaagggggagcggggagggagggaaaaatgagctgatgccaggggcttcggtggagagcaaatgttttgagaatgatgagggcaatgaatgtacaaatgtgctttacacaattgatgtatgtatggattgtgatatgagttgtatgagcccctaatgaaatgattttttaagtgcaAAAACTGATAATACAAAAAAAGTTTTTTCCAAAAAAATTAAGCTACATAAACACATTCAGAGAATTTTGGTAAAGGATGTAGGGGAAGATTCTTTCATGGAAAAATCTCCAATGACTGAAATGTGGACATTGTGTAAATGTCTCCGTATATAAACAAGGCCAGCACTTCCCACTCTGGGCTAGACATTGGTATCAGCAAGagctaaaactcacaacacacagaacaggaatgggaacaaagataccaaaagggtagggggaagggagggagagaggaggagggagggggccacCTATCAATGAATGGCGCATAACC contains the following coding sequences:
- the TMEM9B gene encoding transmembrane protein 9B isoform X2 gives rise to the protein MPVRGADVEAYCLRCECRYEERSSLTIKVTIIIYLSILGLLLLYMVYLTLVEPILKRRLFGHSQLIQSDDDGGDHQPFANAHDVLARSRSRANVLNKVEYAQQRWKLQVQEQRKSVFDRHVVLS